A single Cyclopterus lumpus isolate fCycLum1 chromosome 15, fCycLum1.pri, whole genome shotgun sequence DNA region contains:
- the LOC117744314 gene encoding opsin-5-like: MEITLKDFPVKVMNIPWRNNNLSNMNADPPLSEQGETLIGVYLLVLGWLSWFGNSLVMFVLYRQRASLQSTDFLTLNLAISDASISIFGYSRGILEIFNIFKDDGYVITWIWTCQVDGFFTLLFGLASINTLTVISITRYIKGCHPNKAYCISLNTIAVSLICIWTGAMFWSVAPLLGWGSFTDRGYGTCEVDWSKANYSTIHKSYIISILIFCFFIPVMIMLFSYVSIINTVKSTNAMSADGFLTTRQRKVERDVTRISIVICTAFIMAWSPYAVVSMWSAWGFHVPSTTSIITRLFAKSASFYNPLIYFGMSSKFRKDISVLLPCTQEHREVVHLQHFKNIKPKAEAPPPPASFPAQKLEAKYAASNPDSDSGVNSPPQTPPTDPQGVYNIDLPSHIETSEYWCDRF; the protein is encoded by the exons ATGGAAATAACGTTGAAGGATTTTCCTGTGAAGGTTATGAATATTCCATGGAGGAATAATAACCTCAGTAATATGAATGCAGACCCCCCTCTGTCCGAACAAGGAGAAACTCTCATTGGAGTCTATCTGTTAGTGTTGG GATGGCTGTCCTGGTTTGGAAACAGTTTAGTGATGTTTGTCCTGTACAGACAGCGAGCCTCGCTTCAGTCAACAGATTTCCTCACTTTAAATCTTGCCATCTCTGATGCGAGCATCTCCATATTTGGCTACTCCAGAGGGATCCTGGAAATTTTCAATATCTTCAAGGATGATGGGTATGTAATCACCTGGATCTGGACCTGCCAG GTAGACGGTTTCTTCACTTTGCTCTTTGGCCTCGCGAGTATCAACACATTGACCGTCATCAGCATCACCAGATACATCAAGGGATGTCACCCAAACAAAG CGTACTGTATCAGCCTTAACACCATTGCCGTATCGCTCATCTGCATTTGGACCGGAGCGATGTTTTGGTCCGTCGCTCCTCTGCTGGGCTGGGGTAGCTTCACCG ATCGAGGTTATGGCACCTGTGAGGTGGACTGGTCCAAAGCCAATTACTCCACCATCCACAAGTCCTACATAATCTCCATCCTAATCTTCTGCTTTTTCATCCCTGTGATGATTATGCTCTTCTCCTACGTCTCCATTATCAACACAGTGAAAAGCACTAATGCCATGTCAGCTGACGGTTTCCTCACCACCCGTCAAaggaaggtggagagagatgtCACAAGG ATTTCCATTGTAATCTGCACAGCTTTCATCATGGCCTGGTCCCCATATGCAGTGGTGTCTATGTGGTCAGCCTGGGGCTTCCATGTGCCCAGCACGACCAGCATCATCACCCGTCTCTTCGCCAAGTCTGCCAGCTTCTACAACCCGCTCATCTACTTCGGCATGAGCTCCAAGTTTCGCAAGGACATCTCTGTGCTGCTGCCGTGCACACAAGAGCACAGGGAGGTGGTGCATCtgcaacactttaaaaacatcaaACCCAAGGCTGAGGCCCCGCCACCACCTGCATCATTTCCCGCCCAGAAGCTGGAGGCGAAATACGCCGCATCCAATCCTGACAGCGACTCAGGGGTAAACAGCCCTCCTCAGACTCCTCCAACTGACCCACAGGGGGTCTACAACATTGACCTGCCCTCACACATTGAAACATCAGAGTACTGGTGTGACAGGTTCTGA